In Marinobacter qingdaonensis, the sequence CTTTTTAAAGAGCGTTTGAGCCGTTGCTCAATCAAGGCCGCGTATTCTACATCGCTTCGCCGCCTTGTCAACCGTTTATTTTCAACTCGTTTCCGCTTCCGAAAACCGCCGAAAATCTAACCGGCTTACTGCTTGTTTCGAGGCGCGCATTCTACAGCGAATCGCTACCTTGTCAACCGCCTTCTGAAGAATTTTGAAACTCAATTTCTTCAAGCTTTTCAAACGGTTGCTTCTTTGGTTGGCCGCTGCGTCAGTGGCTTGTCCCTCAGAAGTGGTGCGCATTCTACAGGCGTCAGAGAAACTGTCAACGCGGTTTTTTGATTTATTTATCGGGGTTTCGGTTTCCACCTACATGGACGGTTAAAAAGCCACCAGATCGAGCACTGTTTGAGCAGTTTCAGCCCTTTCTCAGGGGGATCAGGGTCGACCAACCAAACCAGACACCCCGAAGCGCCAACAGACACACCAGCATCACCCCGTAACCGACCATCTCACCGATGTCACTTCGGGCCTGCCAGACAAAATGGAGCCAGGCAAAGACGACCGCCACGTAGATCAATCGATGCAGGGGCTTCCATCGCTTTCCCAGGCGCTTGACCATGCCTTTGGTGGACGTGAGAGCCAATGGGACCAGGCTCAGAAAGGCGAATGCGCCGAGGATGATGTAAGGACGTTTGGTGAAGGTCGCCCACAAATCGGTCCAGCCGAGAATGAACTGGAGAAAGGACAGCACGTGCAGGCAAGCATAGAAAAACGCGAACAAACCGAGCATCCGGCGCACCCTGATCCAGCCCGACCATCCGGTCCATCTTTTCAATGGGGTCATGCATAAGGTCGCCAACAACAACTGGAAGGCAGCAAGCCCGAACGACTCGGTGATCACCTGCCCCGGGTCCGGCCCCAGGTCTCGAGTGAGGATGCGCCCCAGCAACATCAGCAACGGGACCAGAGCAAGGACGGCGACTCCCAGGCGGAAGAGCAGCAACCACCTGGGGTCTCGGCTCCGAACCGTCATGGGCATCAGTAATAGGTCCGCAAGTCCATGCCCTTGTAGAGGCCCGCCACCTGTTCTCCGTAACCGTTGAACTTGCGGGTCTCAATCCAGTTTGGAGAAAACAGGCCCGAGGGCAGTCGGCGTTCCCGCTTTTGGCTCCAGCGGGGGTGGTCCACCTCCGGATTCACGTTGGCATAGAAGCCGTACTCCTGGGGCGCGATCATTTCCCAAGTGGTTTTCGGGCGTGCTTCCTGAAACCGGATCTTTACGATCGACTTGATGCTCTTGAAGCCATACTTCCACGGCACCACCAGCCGGACCGGCGCGCCATTCTGGTTGGGCAGGCTCTTGCCGTAGAGCCCGACCGCCAGAAACGACAGCTCGTTCATGGCTTCGTCCATCCGCAGCCCCTCCTGGTAGGGCCAGTCGATGGTGCTGAACAAGGAGCGCTGGGCCCGCATCTGCTCGGGATCGTGGAGGGTTTCGAAATAGACGTACTTGGCTTTTGACGTCGGCTCGAACCGCTGCAAGAAGGTCGCGAGCGGTACGCCTATCCAGGGAATCACCATGGACCAGGCTTCGACACACCGCAGCCGATACACCCGTTCCTCATAGTTACCCGGCTTCAGTAACTGATCAAAATCGTAACGGCCGGGCCGGGCACACTCGCCTTCCACGACCACCGACCAGGGGTCCACCGACATTTCATGCGCGTACTTGGCGGGATCGTCCTTACCGGTACCGAACTCGTAGAAGTTGTTGTAGCGGGTTACGTCTTCGAACGGTGTTTTCTTTTCGTCGGTCGAAAACCGACTGGCCGCCGTGAAGTCCAGAGGCTCAAGGGTCGAGGCTCGCGCGCCCGAAGCGAGCAGCGGCGACAGAGACAGGGTGAGCGCGCCGGCCAGGGTGCCGGTCATGAATTCGCGCCGGGCACGGTAAATGGGCTCGGGGGTAATCTCGCTGGATGGAATGGCCCAGGCCGGGCGTTTCTTGATGAGCATCGGAACTCTCCGTTCAATCCACGGGCGTTAAGCACTGAGGAAGTTGACCGGAGGTTCCGTTCAAAATTCCCGGGTCGTGGGACCCGGCGTCAGCGCTTCAGGACGACGTGCCCGGAGCGCGGCGAGGCTTTCTGCGGAACAGGGCGCGCACTGGCCCGGACAGGGCGTAAATCAGGAAACCGGTGAAGAGTACGGTCGCCGGATCCAGCGCGATCACCACGAAGATC encodes:
- the msrP gene encoding protein-methionine-sulfoxide reductase catalytic subunit MsrP, with the protein product MLIKKRPAWAIPSSEITPEPIYRARREFMTGTLAGALTLSLSPLLASGARASTLEPLDFTAASRFSTDEKKTPFEDVTRYNNFYEFGTGKDDPAKYAHEMSVDPWSVVVEGECARPGRYDFDQLLKPGNYEERVYRLRCVEAWSMVIPWIGVPLATFLQRFEPTSKAKYVYFETLHDPEQMRAQRSLFSTIDWPYQEGLRMDEAMNELSFLAVGLYGKSLPNQNGAPVRLVVPWKYGFKSIKSIVKIRFQEARPKTTWEMIAPQEYGFYANVNPEVDHPRWSQKRERRLPSGLFSPNWIETRKFNGYGEQVAGLYKGMDLRTYY
- a CDS encoding protein-methionine-sulfoxide reductase heme-binding subunit MsrQ, whose amino-acid sequence is MPMTVRSRDPRWLLLFRLGVAVLALVPLLMLLGRILTRDLGPDPGQVITESFGLAAFQLLLATLCMTPLKRWTGWSGWIRVRRMLGLFAFFYACLHVLSFLQFILGWTDLWATFTKRPYIILGAFAFLSLVPLALTSTKGMVKRLGKRWKPLHRLIYVAVVFAWLHFVWQARSDIGEMVGYGVMLVCLLALRGVWFGWSTLIPLRKG